The genomic window AGGATGTAACCCAGGTTACTGAGAATATTATTGAAAGCACTGGGACAGAAATCAAGGAGCATTACCCAGAGGAGCTGCCTCAGTCTCCCCCCCAGCTTTCCGTGGGTTCCCACCATCGTTCTCCTTCCCTGGGCACTTCCCCATACCCCCTACCTGAGGTTGCCCAGGGGGTGGGCGCAGAGGAAGTTGTAGTAGCAGATGTCCTGATTCCCTGTGACATTCACCACCTGCAGCACTCCcagagagcaagaaagagaggGATGATTGATGACTGAGATTTAGCTCAGGCTAGCCCAGAGGGTGGCCCAGCCCCCCCCTTCCCCACTTCTGACTCTTGTGTCAAAAGGAGACCATGAGGCATCTATCAGGAGGGCCCCATCTCTGGGGGACAGCCGAGGAAGAAAAGAGGCCTAGAATTTGGGGGCAGGCAGACTCTGCCCCTCTTACCGTCTGGTAGGTGATCACCAACTGTACCACTGGGAGGGCATAGAAAACGGCAATGGTGGCGATGTTCCTGTGCAGGGAAGGATGGATGATGAACGAAAAAGACTGGAAGAGGATCCAGCCCTTGCCccttccccacaccccctccCAAAAGCCAAACCGGACCCCTTCCGCTCACCAGAAGTAAATCTGGTACTTCTTTCGAAGGACCCGTTTGTCCTTCCGGGCTAGGTCTGCTACATACAGGTATTGCTGTGGGGGAACAAGAGAACATGACTGAGGGAACAGCAGGAGGTCAGCTTTGCCCAGGGCCTTGGGAAAGTCCTTGAGAACAAGAACAAAGGTTGGACCCCCTTTACGGACGGACCACGGCCCAAGAACAAACTCTTAAATGAGTGACCACACTGGCTCCAGGTGTCCCTCCCCGGAGGAGCCAGCCTCAAACTGGATGGTGTACCCCGGGCTGGGCCCCTGCCCTCGGCCTCCTCTGAGGCTCTGGGCCAGAGACGCATAGGGCAGCCCCGGACCTTGGTGCGGATGACGTTTTTGTCCGACTCGATGTCCGTCAGTGTGTCGTAGTCGTCCTCCTCCACAGAGCTCAGGGAGTCCAGCCGAGGCCGGCTGCCCACGGGGTCTagggggggaaggaaggtgaGAGCCGCTCACACTGTGGCAGGACCCCTGGGAAGCTGGCCCCTGCTCACCTGGGGCAATTGTGgagattacagaatggggagggGCTTATTGGGGGGTTAGGATGGGGAGAGACCGAGGGGAGCTCAGTGTCCAGGGAAACCACATGTCCTTTCCCCTTGTGGTACATGAGGAGTGAAGGGGACAGATGGTCAGGCGGATTATTCCCCTGCCCCATCTTCTCCCTTAGAGAGCGGGACACACCGAACCCGCAACACTGAGCCCACCTCAGGCTTAAGGCAAGGGGATGATTTCCAGGGGCTTCATGCAGATTAGAGGTGCCACCATCTCCGTGTGTTCTGAGAGGGCAGGGCTGTGGCACCCGGGGAGCTAAAGGTCCAGTGCCCTCTGGGGTGCCACGGGTGGAGACCACCACCCATCAGCCCACTTTAAAACCTAACCCTGACACCCAGCCCAGCAAGGGCCCCACAGCGGTAAGAGAGCATCATTAGTGGGATCCTCTCTAGTCCGGCCCCAATTCCCTCCGCAGCCAGAGGGAAGCTGATGGGTCATGGGTCAGTGCTTCACCATGTGGCAAGGTCAGCCCAGAAACCCCTCGTAGGAGAGTCCTGAGGAGGAACGGAGGGGGATGGGAAAGGCCTGGATGTGGGCACCCACCCGCTAACGCTGTAACCGACAAGGAAAAGCGCCAGCCTCTCTCAAAAGACACGGAGGATCAGTTATCACAAATATTACATGATAACATATGCGGACAGGGCATCTATTGAGCATCTTCCCAAGCCCCAAGGACAGGGCAGCCCCAAGCCAGGCCACGGCTTCAGCCAGCCCCAGTGCCCACCACAGGCAGGAGCTGGTTGGCAAAGCGAGTGCTCTCCCCACATCTACCCATGGCAATGCACAGCTGCCGCATCTGGCCAGAGGGGAGACGTCGCTTGAACTGGTCATGTCCTTCAAAGGAAAGGGAGAGTTACTGGGAGGGCGTCCAGGGAAAGTGGGGGGACCAGGCCAAGGAGGGAACGTGGAGAACTAGAGGTCCGGCCCCGATGCCATTGCTtgtagagaaggggaagaggaagggaccTCCTCGAACAGACACACACTACCTCTGGCCCAGCCAACACCAGCCCTGGCACGTTTCTGCCCTGCCTCTGCCTGGCACTCACCCGAGTAGCTGTAGGAGACGTCCACAGAGCCAGTGCTGTCCACTGCTCCGTCAGCAGAGCTGGAGCCATTCTCTGTGGAGACCAAGAGACCGATGAGGGGAGGCAGGTGGGGTCTGGCCAGGAAGATACAAGTCTAAAAAGTGCCAGAGATGGGGCAGCAGGGGACTTCCCTGGGGGTCTTTACATTGGATAGTGATGGAGATTAAATGGCAGCGGGCAGTTTCACCTACTCATTTGGGAAGACAAGATGATCACGTGATCTGGTGGGTCTTAACCTTTTCTGGTGAAGTCCACAGACCCCTTCCCAAAATAATGTTTCCAAATGCGTGAAATAAAGCATGTGGGATTACAAAGGGACCAGATCATATTGAAATcgtttttgcaaaaataaatgaataaataaggaataaagaaaggaaagattcaccaaccccagattaagaactcttGTCCCCTAGGAGAGGCCGGCTTAAAATGGCCCCAAAACAGCTAGGTTGTGGGGGTGGGTCAGAGGAGGAGTCTTCAAGGAGCACCTACCAAAGGAGCCATAACTGTAACCTTCATAAGGGGCAGAGCCAGGGAACGATTCAGCCAGGACTCGAGGGTGACCTGCAAAGGAGAAATCAGAGCCTGATCAACACCTTAGGCAGTCACAGGCCTGGACCTGACGATATAAGACAGAAGGGGCTGGGGACAGGCAGACTAAGCCTGGAGATAGAGGCTTGGAGCTTCAGGGAAAAATAATTACACAGCCAACCAAAACCACTTGtgttccctctccccttttccctcatCAGATACCCTGTTAACCTAAATAGGGTAAAAACATCCTGCCAATAGAGGAATGGACACCAGGACCCCTCAGATCCCACCTGGCCATAGTTCATGTGTTCAAGTGCACTTAATGAGTACAAGTGATATGCGAGGCCTGGTGCTTCCCTCCCCCACTGTCTCATCCTGTCCCCTGAGAGCCCAAGGCCCTAATCCCACCCAGCACCTGTAGCTTACCAAGCAAAGAGGCTGGAAGAGAAGGTCACAAACAGGAGAGATTGTTGGGCgcaggggggagagagagagagagagaaaggttaCGCTCTTGTGAAATGGGACAGGCTGGAAGACAGAAGGCCAGCAGgattaaaagaagaataaagcaaGGAGCAGCTATGTTTTTCAAGAGGCAGATGGGAAGTGGAGGAGACATAACCTCCGACCCTCATCCTCACCCCTTGGGTCTTAATCTATGGAAACCTCAGCCAATTGCCTTTGGCCAGAAGACTCTGGCCTCTCAGGCCCAGGACCATAAGGCCCAGAGACTCTGCCCCTCTCCCCCCAAGCCTGCCAGGACAGTGCCCTGAGAGGTACCGCTTTCTGAGCAGGGACGGTCCATTGCCACCAACAGGGTCTTCTTCCGTTGCCTGTGAGAAAGGATGAAGGGGTTACAGGGTGGGGTCTAGGCTCTGGATCCCTGCTACCTTCTGTCCACCCTCTCCCTCCCCGCTGCTGATCACcaagtccttttccttctcccaaacCCAGCCTTCTCTAGGCTGAAGGTACAGGGCTCAGAGGAATGGCTGGGAGAGTGAAGCTTCCATTTTCTCTATCGGGGGAATTGTGGACTATGGGCAACAGAGCATCCGGCAACCGGTTCTCCTCCTCATCCCATTCAGTTTGTCTTAGGGGagtttggggggtgggggggtgtcCCCCTGGGCAGGAACAGCAGAGCAGGGGAAGTAAAAGGGAACAGGGGAAATCTCCCTGACCAAGCCCACAGGTCGGCTGGACTGGCATCCAAAGGCCGAGAAGGCCCGGCCCGATCCGCCCCGGCTCACCTCCAATTCTCCCAGCAGGCCAGCAGCACGGTCAGCAGATAGAAGGACAGGAAAATGCCCAGGCAGAAGAGCATGCCCCCGACATATGCCTCGGCTGGGGACAAAAGGAGGGGGGCAGAGGTGGGAGAGGGGGATCAGCACAGGGCTCCCGGACAGCTCAGGGGGGCCGCAGGGACACAGGGGCCAGCGCCCCGCCTCTCGATGGGCTGGAACAGCCGAGGAGCGCCCGGCAGGCCCGGGGCAGTAACTTGCCGTGTCCCTCGGAGGAGGCCCCAGGCCCATCCCCAGAGCCCCTCCCCGCCGGCTGGCCACACTCACACGTGACTGCTGGAGACACCACAACGCTCAGGGTTTTCTGGTGATGCCCTTGATCCACCGGTTCATCTGGACGTAAAAGTCAAGTCAGTGCGGGAGGCCTGGAGTGTGGCCTGAGGCTTGAGGGACCAGGCAGGAGAGAGGCTGACACCCCCACCGTCCTGAGCCCCGCTGCACGCCCCGGCCGGCCTCCCACGGCTCCTGCGCCCTGCGCAGCCCAGCCCGGAGCCCAGCCCCTACCTTCCCCATAGGGGTAATAGGGCAGGGAGCCCCCGCAGGCCTGGTCCTCGGtcttcaccaccaccaccacgtAGAAGCTGTTGCTGGGAAAGTCCTTCCGCTACGGAGCACACAAGAGAACCGGCCTCCCTCAGAGCCCGGCCGTCTGCGGACTCACACCACAAGGGACGGGGAAAAGAGAGGCGGGGCCGGGGCCTTCACACCCCAACAAAGGGGCCCAGGGAAGGACCGGGCAGACCAGAAGAGACAGCACACGGGCCGACAAtgcagaagaaaaagggaggaggggacaAGGTCCCGGGGACGGCCACAGCCCTTCAGCGTCCAGGGGCCGGCCTACCTGCACAGTGATGGCTGCCTTCTTCGTCATGGTCTGGTACATGCCGATGAAAGCCACGTTGTTGTCCAGATCATAGACGGGGCACTACgacagggggtgggggtgggaggagcgTATGAAGGACTGAGCCTTATTATCCCTTTAGGGAAGCCTTGCCCCCGCTCTAAGGGAAGCAGGTTCGGGCCCACTTACCAGGATGTCCTGGATGGAAATGACTGAGCAGGGGAAAGCCTTGCTGGAAGTCACTTTGACAATCACCGAGTCTACTCCTTCTGGGAACTCATACTTGAAGTACTAAAGAACAGAGGGGCAGACGGCCTTCTCTCAGAGTAGGCTCCTCTCCGGAACGGCACTACCTATGAGCTTTTGGGGGTGGGGCCCGCAGGAGGCAGCACGCCCAGCAGAGCTGTTGCCTTTTCTGAGCTGATCTCTTTGCCGGGTTTGTGCCGATCTGAAGGCCGAGTCTCTGTACCCTCAGCCCCCCAAGGCTTGGCACTCAGTGTACCACAGGCAGGACTGCCGGCATGAGTTTACCTGAGGCTGCGCTGCAGTGGTGTTAAAGCTGAACTGTTCACCGGTCCTGTGGGGCAGAGAGAGAGGAGCGTCACTCTCAGGAAGGCGTCCCCTCGGGCCGCCCCTTCCTCTCCCAGCAGTCCCAGCCCTGGCTCAAACCTGAGCACGAAGTTGTCCATGTGGCTGACCCGCAGCCGGTAAGTGGTGTTGAGCAGCGACAGGGTGGACACGTCCACGTAGAAGAACTGGACCTCAGCCTCACTCTTGGTGGGCGGCTGGCAGAGAGTGCGCGCCACATCCTGGTACCGGTACTTACGCTGGTAGCTGTGGCCCAAGGCGGGGAGTCAGCGGGAAGCTGCTCTTTCCTCCCCTAACCACCTCCGCCCCCCCAAGGTAAGTCTGGCCCAGAGGGCCTGGGTCCGGAGGAAGGGCAAGTTGGCAGGAAAACTTGGTGGGGCCTTTCCCCGGATCTGGTTACTCTGCCCCACCAGCTCCGGGCCTGGGCCCACAAACACTCTCCTCCAGGTGCACTTAATATGTGACTGAGTGCCTGGATTTAGGGCAAGAAAGTGCTTTAGCCTTGGTGGGAGGGAGCTCTCCGAGAAGTGCGGACAGTTTCCTAGCTGTGTTCCTAGGGGAGGTGGGGATGAGGGCCCGTCCCCCCCAGCAGCTCCCACATGGTACTCACAGCCCCCGGAGAATCAGCGGCACCTGGAAGGATACCACGGCCTCCTTCTGTCGGACCACAAACAGCACGGGGGCCTTGTTCTGCTTGTTCAGGACGTTCACAGACACCCGCACGCCCTCGGTCTGGGGGACAGGCGTTTAGTCAGCCCAACTCTCCCGCCTCGTTTTCCTAACATGACCCCCTCCCGGCCAACATGGCTATTCTTCTCCAGTGCCGGGAGGGGGCAGGACTCAGGGGTCAAGGCCCAGGGTCCGTGCTCCCTGCCTACACCCGAGCCAGCAAGTCAGCGGGGGCTTCCGCCGGGGCTGTCCTCACTGATGCAGCGGCAGCTTCGGGAGAGACGCCGCGGACTCAGTCGGGAGCCCTCACTACCTCCATGAGCCTGAATAAGTCACTCAATTTCATCCCTTGGTCTTCCGTGTCACCGGGCTGGCCGCACCGCACAGGCCCGTGGGTAAGCGTGCAGTGAGACAGAGGCCACCAGGCGCTCCGTGACTGACTGAAGCGCTGCACAAAGGCCAGATGTCATCCGGCGGGAGACCGGGCCCTCGGCCTCGGAGGGCGAACGAGAGTGCCGCGGAACCACGAGGGCCCGTCCTGGGTGAGGGAGTCTCCTCCCTGGAAACCAAAGTGCCAGAAGGGCGGCTCCTATCTAACAACGAGCCGCGGAGGATACCCCATTTCTGACCCCAACTCCGCCGGCTTTAGACCAGGTGAGTCTAACCCGGAAGTTTAAGCCTCGGTTtatccatctgtgaaatgggcagaCCGTCTCTCAGTGATACAGAGGAAGAAAGCTCATGGGCTTTATGAAGGAGAGAATGGTGATAACTATCAGGGGTTACTAGAGATAAGgaccccctctcccccccccaggaAGAATCTACATGTCCCAGGGGGTAGGATCCAGAGCCCCGCCCCCAGACCCAAAGCGAGCTCcaggttggaagagaaataaGGCCCCAGTCTGAATAGAGAAAAGCTACAAAAGGTCAGAGTTCAAAGAACAATCTTCCAGCAACGAGAGCCAGCCAGCAGCAGAGACTAAGCTGTTCCTTTTCccaccagaaaaacaaaaaggtaacAGGTGTCTCCAAAGTTctcaatgggggggggggctacTTTACACTGTGGAAGGTTGTTCAGGACTCCTCCTCCGTGGCTTTTACTTATGTAGTGTAACAATTAACACTGGCACACCAGAAAATTAAAGGACCCCTATCATTGCGGAACGTTTCGGCCTCGCAGACCCTTCGGAGACTTGGAGACCGCACCTGGAGACCGAGTAGTCTCTCACGGCTCAGACACCGAAGGGCTCTCGGGGAAAGCCCG from Sminthopsis crassicaudata isolate SCR6 chromosome 3, ASM4859323v1, whole genome shotgun sequence includes these protein-coding regions:
- the SIDT2 gene encoding SID1 transmembrane family member 2 isoform X1, giving the protein MFAVGLPFLLLLLAAAEGAPGAPGPKNVSQKEAEFERVYEDEVNSELVNIYTFNHTVTRNRTEGVRVSVNVLNKQNKAPVLFVVRQKEAVVSFQVPLILRGLYQRKYRYQDVARTLCQPPTKSEAEVQFFYVDVSTLSLLNTTYRLRVSHMDNFVLRTGEQFSFNTTAAQPQYFKYEFPEGVDSVIVKVTSSKAFPCSVISIQDILCPVYDLDNNVAFIGMYQTMTKKAAITVQRKDFPSNSFYVVVVVKTEDQACGGSLPYYPYGEDEPVDQGHHQKTLSVVVSPAVTSEAYVGGMLFCLGIFLSFYLLTVLLACWENWRQRKKTLLVAMDRPCSESGHPRVLAESFPGSAPYEGYSYGSFENGSSSADGAVDSTGSVDVSYSYSGHDQFKRRLPSGQMRQLCIAMDPVGSRPRLDSLSSVEEDDYDTLTDIESDKNVIRTKQYLYVADLARKDKRVLRKKYQIYFWNIATIAVFYALPVVQLVITYQTVVNVTGNQDICYYNFLCAHPLGNLSAFNNILSNLGYILLGLLFLLIILQREINYNRALMRNDLYALECGIPKHFGLFYAMGTALMMEGLLSACYHVCPNYTNFQFDTSFMYMIAGLCMLKLYQKRHPDINASAYSAYACLAVVIFFSVLGVVFGKGNMAFWIVFSVIHIIATLLLSTQLYYMGRWKLDSGIFRRILHVVYTDCIRQCSGPLYVDRMVLLVMGNIINWSLAAYGLIMRPNDFASYLLAIGICNLLLYFAFYIIMKLRSGERIKLIPLLCIICTSVVWGFALFFFFQGLSTWQKTPAESREHNRDCILLNFFDDHDIWHFLSSIAMFGSFLVLLTLDDDLDTVQRDKIYVF
- the SIDT2 gene encoding SID1 transmembrane family member 2 isoform X2 encodes the protein MFAVGLPFLLLLLAAAEGAPGAPGPKNVSQKEAEFERVYEDEVNSELVNIYTFNHTVTRNRTEGVRVSVNVLNKQNKAPVLFVVRQKEAVVSFQVPLILRGLYQRKYRYQDVARTLCQPPTKSEAEVQFFYVDVSTLSLLNTTYRLRVSHMDNFVLRTGEQFSFNTTAAQPQYFKYEFPEGVDSVIVKVTSSKAFPCSVISIQDILCPVYDLDNNVAFIGMYQTMTKKAAITVQRKDFPSNSFYVVVVVKTEDQACGGSLPYYPYGEDEPVDQGHHQKTLSVVVSPAVTSEAYVGGMLFCLGIFLSFYLLTVLLACWENWRQRKKTLLVAMDRPCSESGHPRVLAESFPGSAPYEGYSYGSFENGSSSADGAVDSTGSVDVSYSYSDPVGSRPRLDSLSSVEEDDYDTLTDIESDKNVIRTKQYLYVADLARKDKRVLRKKYQIYFWNIATIAVFYALPVVQLVITYQTVVNVTGNQDICYYNFLCAHPLGNLSAFNNILSNLGYILLGLLFLLIILQREINYNRALMRNDLYALECGIPKHFGLFYAMGTALMMEGLLSACYHVCPNYTNFQFDTSFMYMIAGLCMLKLYQKRHPDINASAYSAYACLAVVIFFSVLGVVFGKGNMAFWIVFSVIHIIATLLLSTQLYYMGRWKLDSGIFRRILHVVYTDCIRQCSGPLYVDRMVLLVMGNIINWSLAAYGLIMRPNDFASYLLAIGICNLLLYFAFYIIMKLRSGERIKLIPLLCIICTSVVWGFALFFFFQGLSTWQKTPAESREHNRDCILLNFFDDHDIWHFLSSIAMFGSFLVLLTLDDDLDTVQRDKIYVF